The DNA window AGTTGATCCTGTCCCTATGACTTTTCAATCGAAACATTGTCATGAACAGTATTGAGTACTTTCTGGTTGAGAAAACTGGCTAAATGTATAGGCTAGACAGAATTGCAAAAAGGTTGAGTAGCTATTGTGTCATGTCATTCATGAGTGGAATGAGGCATGCAATGTGCTAAACCTTTAGCTAGCATTAGTTTGTTAGTGGCATAGTTCCATTCTTGTCGACATTTTCATTGATTAAAGATTTTCAAGTGACCTGGATTGGTTGTTTTAGCACTATGTAATGAattgggcgaggcacttcaccctatttgcctcggggggaatgtccctgtacttactgtaagtcgctctggatcagagcgtctggtaaatgactaaatgtaaatgtaaattacacTTCAAAGTGAAGCACAATCTAAGGAATATAAAGGACTGTAACCATATGGATGGCCCCTTACTATAACACATACCCTGTCTTTCCTAGACTGCAGGGACATGATCTCCAGTATCAAGGCTATGAAGATCTTGAAGAGGCTAGGTGGTCCAAAGGGCATGTGGACCAAAGACATGGGCAGTGGCTCAGGCAAGGTCTACATCTTCAATGGGATAAGTGGAGACACCATCCATGAGTTTGCATCAGTGAGAGACTTTACTAGTTCTGAGGGTACAGCCCTGGCCAAATCCCTGAAGCTGCCCTCTGCTTGGCGAGGAACTGGTCACACCATCTACAACAACTATGCATACTTCATAAAGGAAGGTGAGGAACTCAGGGTGATCAAGTACGACCTACAGAACAACTCGGTGGCAGACAGTGCTGTGTTCCCCGTCAAGGACCACATCCCTGTGTACGGCCTTACCCCGGAGACAGTCATCGACCTGGCGGCGGACGAGGAGGGCCTGTGGGCCATCTACGCAACACGGGACAATGAGAGGTATATCTCTATGGCCAAGATGGACGCCAACACTCTGGACATTGAGCAGATGTGGGATACCCCGTGTCCACGCGAGAATGCAGAGGCAGCATTCATTATCTGCGGCACAGTGTACGTGGTCTACAACACTAAGTTGCCCAGTCGCTCTCgtgtccagtgtgtgtttgatgtaagCGATATGGTGACCAATGATGATGCGCCGCTCGTCTACTTCCCCAAACGCTATGGCTCCCACTCCAGCCTTAAGTACAATCCCCTGGAACAGCTTGTCTATGCCTGGGACGATGGCTACCAGATCCTCTACAAGCTTGACATGAAGAAGAAACTGGAGGTATGAAGTGAAGAACACAACCTTGTGTTTTGAATTAAGCCTGAATGATTTTCTTACAAAAgacacatttatatatttttagataGGCATGACCAGTGCATAGAGGGTACCTGGAGCAAAGTTTTAACATAGTTTACATGACTTTCATTTAATTCAGTAAGAATGCATATGGATGTAATGCATCCTCTGTCAGAGAACCGTAACAATGTAATCTCACTGCTCAGCTGTTTCAAAAAGTTCTACTTGGTACAAAAGTCGTCTTGGAAAGGTACTTTTTGCTTTTATAAAATCCCCTTCATCTACAGACACAATCCTgaaagtgaatgtgtgtttttaaaAGATTTATTTCTTTGCTGATTTTTCATTGGTTGTACCAGATCATCTTGTACTCGTCACCTGTTTTGTATTATATGAGATTTTTAAATAAATGATAAGAATTTAGTTACCAGCAAAAGAGTGAGTTCAGTGTTTCAGTGAGCATGAATGACCAAACCTATCTGCAATAAAATGTCATGTAGACCTGGGATTAACTTTATTAAAACTTTTAAATACAAGGGATGTTTTGAAACGGTTGGCCCATGTGACAAATAGAAATACAAAAGTGGAAAGTTATTTTAAATTACTTGGAAAAGTGTGGTCATTTTTTGAAACATTTTATCATACGAGGCCAATGAAGCAACAGGCTCAAGCCAAGTCTCTCAACACATACATAAAATTTTCCTGGACAGGAAATTATTGACAAAATGTAAGAAAGAAAGTAAGAAAACAATAAAGAAGTGAGGCTTTGGTCCCTGTGAGCAAATTCAGGGGATCCTGTGGATTACATGGGATTCTACTTACACTGCTACAATGTAAAAGGGTGTCATATAGTTAAAGTCCTTACAACACAAGTGCACTGCCAAAATAAACAGTTTGTAAACACACCATAAACATAGCAAGCGTTGCTGTAGTCCATAGCATTTACACTTATGACATAGAAAGTAGATGATGGTAGAAGAAAAAGGTATTGTATATATAAACAATCAAGACTGAGACACAATAATACAATCTGACTTGTAATGGGATATGTTCCATTGTAATAAATTAAAAGGAGATCTGGCAACTTGACAAATGTTTATCTGAActttttaaatatgtggtcaAAAGCATGTATGTCCTAATATCCAGTTTGAAGCTTTAGATATATAGATATCTCAAAACCCAAACATCAGGGCACACAAAGGCAACTTGATCTTAACAGCAGCTTGACTGGTAACTAGTTCAGCAATGCATGTTCACGAAACTACTGTATTGGCTCAAACAATAGATCCATTTAACACATTTTAACAGACCCCCAGGTGACATACCTAAACaacatttcaaaactcagtGACATAGAATGATTCTTGTAGCAGACGTTTTCTATGAAGGGAGACATTATGTGTCTAATGTCCAGACTGAGACTGTAACTCCATAGAGGACTGATTAACCTATTCTGAGGCACAGATGACTTGtggtttaaaaacattattggttTCTGGTGACTCTTTCATGGGCTGGACAGGAGTcttggggaggggcaggagccTTGGCTGTCAAAACTTGCAGTGCGGGTTTTCCACTGTGGGGGAAGTTTCACAAGGACAGGTTAACATCACAGGTTGTTAAGATCCCACATGTTGTCCATTTTTAATGTTACATTCAGTCAATTGCAGTCAGAATTGTACAGATGTAAAGCAGTTCCAAAAACGCCAAAGTAATCAGATAAGTAATTTGATTTGTTAGTGTAATCAGATTTTTATCTGCAAAAATCTGAGGCGTTCAGTTAGTTTCCTTTTCATTGTGACAGTAGCCTACCTCCTTTTCAGACTTCCTGGCCTCCACTAGCGGGTGCCAGTGAGCAATAGGTTTGCGAGGATAGGCCAGCATCTCGTTCCAGTGATCTCTACCCAGCCCCTCTGCATGACTCCCCACTCGGTTTACACCTATGATCTCATTGTGACCCACcctgagagagaaaatgtgagTAATGAATTAGGACCAAGCAGGTAGTAACATTTCAAGAGCAAATTCAGAAATACACAAATGAAAGTGCAGACAATATAAGTGCTGCTTACAGATCATAGTCCATGACGGATATGTGGAGGCAGATTTGGTCCATGTTTTCCGGTGGGATGTCAAAGATGATTGCCTCGTTATAGGTGGGGTTAAGGGTGTTCCTCTTGATGGtggttttcttcttttttaaaCGTCTTCCATCACAAACAAGGGATACCTTGACATAGGGGTCTGCAAATATAACAGGAAATTCTCACTGGTGTGACACAGCTACATTAGCGGAGCAAATTTAGCTGATAACTATGCAACAACTAAGGCCGCAAAATTAAATAAGCCTATGTGATGTTTAGGTCTGTCGGGACCCATTTTCAATTTGACCTGAAATACTTAATTCTTCAACCAGACTCATTAGCCTTTGCTCGTTTCCATAAATAACATGTAAAATACAAGTAATTCATCCAGGGCACATCATGTACATCCACcatgcatttacattacataaGTGGGAGTTAGAAAAGTGTAGAAGaggaaaaacattttattttttattcaaagGTTTAGTGTATGCTGTcactctgtcttcctcctccctgtttGAGCATAGCCCCAAaaacctgtctgtcttcctcctccctgtttGAGCATGGCACCAAaaacctgtctgtcttcctgccagTCTGAATGTCTCCTCCTTTTGTTGCACTCTTAACCTTTTATGGTGTGTAAAACTACAAAATGGCTTACGGGAACTGCTACAATACATTGCTGAAATTCTTTACAAATATACATGGTAAAAAAGTATGTAAATGCTAATTTGGGGTTTGTTTACAGAAATGCTTCTGGCTTTCTGGCTTATTGTTTACAGACCCCAACAACATTGGGTGAGTAACACAAATATGAACACTACACAAGGGTTGAGTCATTCCAGTGGACTGTACCTGAGTATCCAGTGATGTCCATGGCCTTGAGATTTCTACACTTTATAACGGTCATGGTTAGCCTGCCAGCAGTTGGCAggtaacagagagagaacatgatCTCCCCCAAGTCGACACTCTCCTGTGTGATTCAGTCAGCAGAAAACACTGGTcatgaaaggaaagaaagagcacTACAACTACAACTATAGCTAAAGTACTTTTGAACTGCAATTATAATGTACAGTTAGTACATTATGCTCGTGATGGTATGTACAATGTGTCTGTGATTAgcctttctgtgtttgtgtgggagatAGCGATAATCTGAATCTTCTATTTCTTGCTGATGTCATGTTTGGAACATTTCATCTTAGAATAACATTTTGACTCACAGAGGTGGCGTATTGAATGTCTTTCCAGATGGCCGTCTCTCTGGAAAGGTCCGACATCTCAAACAGATTCTCTAGAATCACCTCACCAATCATGTCGTGACGGGAGAAGCGGTCAAAGTCAAAGATGCTCAAATGGAGTTTCCTGCTGCCCAGCTCCTCATAGGGAACTGAAAACTGGAAGGACTCATCAAATGTGGGGTTGAGAGTTTTGCGGTGGACCCTTGTCTGGAACTTTCGCTTCCGATCTGGCAGGAGGTAAATCTTGACGTAAGGGTCAGAGCTGCCACAAAAGTCCTTAGCAGGCAAGTCAAAGGCCTTAAGAATGTTGACCAAGAGGGCCTCACTCTCATAATCATACTTGAGGGAGAAGTTGATCTTGCCACAAATCTTGCCAGTGTTGTTTTTGGAGGACTCGTCTGCCTCCAGGGGACTCTGTTTATAGAGCTCAGGTTGGATGCGACCAAGGCTAGAGGCATGGTCCTCTGTACAGGGGAAGTCATTGCCTCGGTCCAGGCTTGTGACATGGTGCATTTGTCTGGGAAGATGCTTTTTAAAGGAGCTATGCCTGGGGGACAGGACAATGACAACATCGGTTGGAAGTCAGTCCAATCAAAGCAAACAATGGATTCACAGTTATTTGTCATGTTCTGACTTTCTTTTCAATATTGTCTGAGCATTGTGGGAAGGAGCTTGAGATTCACAATCCTCATTCCCCTTGACTATTTTGCTGTAATTGTGGTGCATATGACAATACATGACTTGTAACTTGTGACTAAGAGGAAAATCTGCTGAAATATTTGCCACATTCCACAAAATATATTTATGGAAATTCTTATCTCTGATCTCCTATCCCTTTTATCTGATGTCTCTTTATTTACCTTGTACAAAAATGTTATTCACATCAACATTGTTGTTAGTGAATCTCATTGTGTTCAATTAAGTTAAAGGAATGAGACATGCATGGGCATGAACATGGAAACATGACATGCACTCACAGGGGAGGCAAGCACTCCAGACATATCTAAAGTATGGAGTTTTTCCTAAAACACTGACCTGTAGATTATGGTGTGGTGAAGATTAAGAGGGATTAGTTGATTTGATCATATCTGTCATGCATTACCCACTGATGCTGACCTGGTAGAGGAGGCAGGCTCAGTGGTCTGCCTGGCCATGCGTGTACGGCGCAGAAAGTGGTCCTTCATGGACAGCTGCACCTCCGCAGGGATGTCAGGAGATGTGTGGCTGATCTTCACGGCTGCCTCCAGGAAACTTTCTGGGTCCTTCAGCTTGTCTGAggccatgctgtgtgtgtgtatgagtgcgtgcgtgtgcgaggGAAATGTTCTCTCAAAGTGTCTGTGGGTGGAGGGCCCAGCAAGGGTCAGAGGAGTGGCACTAGAAGAAAGGTCCTTTCTGCGCCAGGGCACCCAGCAGAGCTTCCAGGAGGCAAAGGTGATGACCCCCAGCAGAGAAAGGCCGCATGTCACGAACACCAATAGCAGGAGGCTGAAGGAGAtgtctgaagagagagagagacaatttAAAGAGAGGGAAATGATAGAGGTTGCCAATGCCACATGACATGTTGCAGTGTGTCACTGGGAAACAGAGATACATGGAGCTTGTGCCTCCTCCTGGTGGTAATACAAAAATTGTGGGATATTATGTATTATAagattatttacatttaaagcTTTTTAATTAAATCTAAATGGGTTGTGGCCACATCAGTTGGAAAGTACCTGAGGAATAATACATTTCTGTAGGTCCCACATGCTGAGCAGAGGCTGATTTAATTTGCATTAATTACTTTGAGGGATCAGTAAGTTTAGGATATATGGCAAGATTCAGATAGATCCCACTATTACAAAGTTCAAATTAGTTACATTGCACGAAACATCCATGCAGAAGTATTAAACCTGAGACCTTCTACTTCATCTTTCCGTTCTCACATTCACTCTttgcctcccccatctctctttctctccttcacacatacacacacgcacaaacacacgcacacagacaggatTTGATCTGTGAGTTGCCAATGTGCTAAATGTAATTATAGTCTTTTATAATAATGTTACCAGGTTGCACTGAAGCAAAGGTGTGCCTTTTCACTGTCTGTGGTCCTCGTCTAATACAGATACATCtcaaagtatgaagactttcaTTGATTATCATCTGTGTTTGGCTAGACCATCACGTGGACTACATGTTTAGAGAGCTCATAGGATCAATTACTGTAATTGCAAATGGTTCTGCATAATACATTTGCTTAATGGTGCACCATTATATAATTTGTACACATTGAAGTTGTTCTCAATTTCTTAAGCAAATGTTTCCATCCAGGTGTTTCAATCAATCAGCACACAACGGCCCAATAAATACAAACTACAACTATCAATGTACTCTAACATAGTTCACTCTCTTTAATATGTCTTGGCCTTTTGTTGATACTATAATTATAGTATATCCCATGCCTCAACAATGCAGTAAGGAAAATATCTCTTTGCATGGTGCATTACAAGGTGAACCTGTTATGCACAAATCAGGATGTCTTTCAAGTTGAACAATTGCAACTAAGATATGACAACTGTTGTGCTTGTTTGGTTAAACTCCCAGTTTCCTGAAACATATATTAACAATTGAGAACAATTGCAACAAAGATATATAGTTGGCAAAAAGTGCATCTctatttgtctctttctctatttatAGAAATGTATATATCAATGGTACCATTAATACTGTAAATTAAGTGTTGCGTTACTCTAGCATGTCAAGAAACTACCATCCTACTATCTTTAAACCATTCCAACTAATCAATTATACATGGTCACAGTGTGAATAATACATCAGGCCACAAAGTAAAGCTGtacaatttaaaaaagaaatattGCAGAATTCCGATAAATGGAAGGACCAAATGTTCTTGTAACAAATAAGAAAAAAGTACTATTCAAATAGTATTTTGCATCCAAAACTTACTGTTTGAAAAGTACTTCTTTCTCATACATTTTCTCTAAAGTTGACTGAAGGAAAGTTCCACATACAATAGGTTGTGAAAGCCATCTGCCAGTGTTAATGTGACTGAGCCTGGGCTTCTCACAAGGGACTGCTCTGGGCCTTTGGGGCGCCGGACCAGGATAAATCTTTAATACGggagacatacagtatatcccGTCTAGTCAGCACAGTCTGAAGGGAGAATATTAACCTGAGGTAATCCCTATTCCTAAATATCCTAAAATAGATGTTGGATTTGACCAACCTTCGTAAATGTCCTAATTCAAACATGTTATAAATTATCTTTATGAGTGATTGACTACTACACATGGCTGTCTTATATATCATACTTTCATGAATAATTTAGAGGCTTTTAGATTTAAAACTATTTCACGTGGTTCCAAATACCCTAAGTAGAAACCTTCACAAACAATTTGCCCTCTGAGTGTTATGTTAAATGAACTCATAGGTTTAAAAAGTATCCTCTCactcaaatgtattatttatggAGACTGGAGGGATGTAAGGCCACATAATCATTATGTGTTTTACACCTTTGACATCAATACCTAATTACCCATGCAAGACCCATGAAGTGGATCAAAAAGATGAACTTGTGGATTGGTAAAAAGAGAAAACTACCATTCAAGGACTAATGTTATTTTTACAGGGATGGGCAACAAAGTTGACATCATCATGTAATTTAATCTTTTTATTCACAAAATCGGGTAACGACAGTCCAACTGCATTTACTGTATGGGATCTACTGCCCTTCTGCACAAACTGCAGTGAGACCAGCCTTCAAGAGCTTTTCCTGTGACCAAAAAATGTAATTGAGACTTGTTTTGTAGCTGAATCAGAGACAGAAACCAAAGCCCTAGGGTTTCCTTCTTGTGAAGAGCCCTTATATACAACTTGGTCTCTACAGAAAACTTGTGTGTTACCTAAACATATCCAATCCCACCCCTAAAGTAGAGGTCTGAAGCTCCCACTGGAGAGAACAGCCAATGCTCAACATTCTGAGCCACTTCTCCAAACTCCCACAGCTTTTCTGGATGATGGAATATGAAAAAGAAACCTAATAATCACTCAAAGCTTTAAGATTTGTTCTATCTCATGAATCAATTGGAAGCAAGATGGTTCCACTATAGGTTTATGTAAGTATTACAGAAAACTCACAGTTTATAGACCTCTAGCAATCATCTAGTCCTCTCAGTCAAGAGGAATGTAACACACAAATGAAATAGTATCCACTAATTGAGTAATCATTGTCTTGCACAATAGGAGGCAACTCACAAAATACTATATCATACATGGACATATACTGGATGTCAGTATGATAGGTCTAGCATATATCTCCATTCTAGCTACCCTACCTTACCAGGCTGACATTTACGTTGTGTTACAGTAAAATTGTAGACAACATTCTCCCCAGACTTCTGCACTAATGACCCAGTGTGTAGTGTAGAAAAAGACTGTCTGGTTGCAAACTAACCATTAACTTAGGGTTATTGCCATGTGTGAATAGCCAGCTGCAAACACAACCCCAGTGTTTCCAGTTTTACCTGTGCACACAAACTAATGTAATACACATCTGTTGTCTTTTACCAGGAACAGTTTCCAATGCTCTCTCAATTTCCCGAAGTCTGTGATATTATCAATTCTTTGTCTATTCCCAGTAAAGCAATCATgtctgtaagagagagagagagagagagagagattgagagagagaaagagagagcgagagtgggaaagagggagacatagagacaTGGATTGCACTCCAATCACAACACAAATGGAGTATGGTCGCAACTGTAGGGGCTATTGTTGAGGTTTATGTACTTGTTTTTGTAAATGATTTTCAGAAGCTTCACCTATCACAAAAGATATTTGAGAGAATGGGTTGCAATGAGATTCAAGAGGATTTGTTAAGGTCGACAACTTTGGTTATTTGATGATTGCACAAGGCCAGTTACAACACAAGTTATAGGCTAATACAAGTTTGTATCTGTGTTCTTGCCCATAGAAAATATATGAAAAGGAAATAAATCAAATGTGCCTGGGCCAGATTCAAAGGCCTTGTTtaactgtgtgtgcctgtgtgtggtgtatgtgtttgtgtgtttttgtgtcaatTATTTACTTGAAAGGTAAGCTTTAAAGTTGGACAGAATTTAATTTAATTGTTGGTAAAtttacaacaaaacaaaaataccaCTTAGAAAATGCTAATTATGTGGTGCAACAAACATGCTGTGCTGTTGAGCAGCATGGTAATTAATTGTGACTGGGAATCTCACTGCACCATGGACACATCATTACCATATTCCCTAACTTTAATACCACCCTGTACAAAATTAGCTTAGTCAGGAGGATCTGGGCAAAGAAAAGGCTCAGTGAGAGCTTAAATACAGCTCAGAACATGAATATCCACCAGTATTGTCTTTAACCTTACATAAACAATAATGatcatgcaagcacacacaacacacaacatgcTAGCCTCAGATAAAGCAGGGAGAGTGACACCACATGCCACTTTGAGTATCCTGGatgcctcttcctctgtctggatGTAGGTTACATTAGTATGTGTAGGGCTGAAGACAGGGGAGTGTGAAGGGAAGATAAGAGGGAGAAAGGCCAGACTTGCATGTTTTGATGGACAGAGCAAGTCCTTCTATGGAGAGGCTGCTGAGAGGTAGCCAATGAAAACAAATAGCTTAGGAAGTATCCCTAAATCTGGACAAAAGACTGTTGTTAAGGAAACAAATGATTCTTTAAGTTATTATGAAAGCTCTGTTAAAGGTAGCACTGCTTCATGATGAAAACTACATGGAATGAAACCAAACATCCACTCCAGACTC is part of the Hypomesus transpacificus isolate Combined female chromosome 9, fHypTra1, whole genome shotgun sequence genome and encodes:
- the olfml3b gene encoding olfactomedin-like protein 3A, yielding MKALLILVTLTCLGSAQHQALMDYLERRLLAIEDRISLWHEQTNRYASELREFKQQMVAQLEALDKNKETLRIDLDSVGTRVDRVEREMDYLETQNGALPCVDVDDKLVEQQVTVVKEKNKAKYAKLSDCRDMISSIKAMKILKRLGGPKGMWTKDMGSGSGKVYIFNGISGDTIHEFASVRDFTSSEGTALAKSLKLPSAWRGTGHTIYNNYAYFIKEGEELRVIKYDLQNNSVADSAVFPVKDHIPVYGLTPETVIDLAADEEGLWAIYATRDNERYISMAKMDANTLDIEQMWDTPCPRENAEAAFIICGTVYVVYNTKLPSRSRVQCVFDVSDMVTNDDAPLVYFPKRYGSHSSLKYNPLEQLVYAWDDGYQILYKLDMKKKLEV
- the syt6b gene encoding synaptotagmin-6 — translated: MSSAEKEENDMFCEKAVALIIDLCLDDSPLLESNTCEEFITLLAHANQSPNHRGADISFSLLLLVFVTCGLSLLGVITFASWKLCWVPWRRKDLSSSATPLTLAGPSTHRHFERTFPSHTHALIHTHSMASDKLKDPESFLEAAVKISHTSPDIPAEVQLSMKDHFLRRTRMARQTTEPASSTRHSSFKKHLPRQMHHVTSLDRGNDFPCTEDHASSLGRIQPELYKQSPLEADESSKNNTGKICGKINFSLKYDYESEALLVNILKAFDLPAKDFCGSSDPYVKIYLLPDRKRKFQTRVHRKTLNPTFDESFQFSVPYEELGSRKLHLSIFDFDRFSRHDMIGEVILENLFEMSDLSRETAIWKDIQYATSESVDLGEIMFSLCYLPTAGRLTMTVIKCRNLKAMDITGYSDPYVKVSLVCDGRRLKKKKTTIKRNTLNPTYNEAIIFDIPPENMDQICLHISVMDYDLVGHNEIIGVNRVGSHAEGLGRDHWNEMLAYPRKPIAHWHPLVEARKSEKEWKTRTASFDSQGSCPSPRLLSSP